The bacterium DNA segment TACTTATGTTTTATATTTGCATGTTTAATGATTTCAATGTTTTCGGCTTGTGTGGCATTTGGACCTCCGTCCAAAATGAAAACAAAAGGGAGATAGTGCGCTTCACGATTTTTTTCAAGCGCATCAACTACTTTTTGAAAATAATCAGGGCGGTTGTATGCAATAACTACAACACCAGTATCGCATTGAAGTTGATAAGCTAATTCATAAAGTTCTACTGGATAGTCATGTGGATTTTCAATGCCATGAGTATGTAAAGCAAAGCAATTAAACAGTAACAGTAGAATTCTTTTTATTTTCATATTCTTTATACCATTCATACATGAGTTTGATACCACTTCTAACAGTGTATTGAGGATTGTAATTCAAAAGATTTTGTGCCTTTGTAATTGATGCCTGGGTCATGTTAACATCTGCTGCAAAACTTTCTTGGAAGCTTATGATCGGTTCTTTCCCTACGATGTCTCCAATTAAAGAAATAAATTCTTTGATTGTGATTGTTCTTCCTGCTCCTAGGTTGAGCTTTTGATATCCTGCTGGTTTATCAATTGCTTTAATAATACCTTGTATAATATCATCAATATACGTAAAGTCTCTGATGGCAGATCCATCACCATAAATGGTGATTGGTTTTTCATGATAAATCGCATCCATAAAAATGAAGGGCGACATATCAAATCTGCCATATGGACCGTACACAGTGAAAAATCGTAGACAGGTCAAAGATAAATCATATAAATTATGGTATGCATACGCTATGAGTTCCAAGCTTTTTTTTGTAGCTCCATAGAGACTAGATTGCATATCAGTGGGTTGATTTTCCGTAAAAGGAATCTGGGTTGTGTTGCCATACACTGAGCTGCTTGATGCCAGTACTCCATGTTTAACCTTGTAATCTTTCATTAACTCTAGAATATTTATGGTTCCTTCGATATTTGTCTTTGCAACTTCGTTTGGAAACTGCATACTAAAGCGTACTCCTGCATGAGCTGCAAGATGACATACTGCATCAATCTGGTATTTCGAAAAGATAGCTCTGAGTGTTTCTTTATCTTCAATGTTGCATTCATAAAAATGTAATGTATCAGGAAACTGTTGTTGCAACGTAAATATTCGCTCTCTCTTCATTGCATTATATCTATCACCATTTATGCTATCAAGCGACAAAAAAGCATCGATAACAATAACACTATCACCCCTTTTTAGCAGGTTCTGTGTAACTGTTGCGCCTATAAAACCGGCCCCTCCTGTTATTACTATAGTTTTGCTTTCCAAAAGAACGTACGAAAAAAAGCAGGCCATTACTTTTAAAAAAAATGTCATTTTTCTCCAATCTTACTGTTTTTGATCTTATAAAATAGTTGCAGAACTTTTTCTGTCTGTTTTTTTGTGTTGTGTTCGTTGAGTACGTATTTTCTTGCTTCTGTTGCAAGCTTTGGCCAATCTGTAGAATGTGTAATAAGTTCTAATAATGCTTCTGCTGTTGCCTGGCTATCATATTCAGGAACCAACAATCCATTCTTTTTATCAGTAATTAATTCAGGTATGCCACTATGCCAGGTAGACACAATAGGCATGCCGGTTGCCATTGCTTCCATCAGTACATTGGGAATTCCTTCCTGTGAGCCGGTTTGAGTGGTACATGAAGTAAGTAGAAAAATATGATGATTATGTAATAGATTTACAACATCTTTGTGTGAACAGTAGTTTTTTAAATAAACAGTATTTTCTAATTTGAGCTCTTTGATCAGTTTAAGTAACGCGTTATGTTCCTTGCCCTCTCCGTAAATGTTGTAGGTTATATTGTATCCAAGGTCGGAGAGCATTTTGATTGCTTGAATTGAATAACTATGTCCTTTCATCGGATGAAGGCGACCAATTGTCAAAATTTTAATCTCTTTATCTTTTAAAGTCCTTGCATAATATGGAAAATTGTTTGTATTGATGGCAGAATGGTGAACGATAATTTTCTGTTCAGGATAACCATATGCGATGAGACGATCTTTGAATGCTTGACATACAACAAAAATATACATTGATTTTTCAAAAAGAGAGGTATATTTTTTAGCTTCCTGTTCGATTGTTTGAAATTCACATCCAGCCCTAAAAAAAGTAATAATCGAACCTTTTACCTTATTTTTTTTCTTCCATTGAATCATTTTGTGACCCATTGATGGAAATTGACAATAGATAATATCAAAGGCTCTTTTATTTTCTGGAAGTTTATTATAAAACGTTATATTTTTAAACTTGTATTTAGTTGCAAGTTCGTAAGTTTCATGATCTGATCGTTCAAATGCGAGTACGTTAACGTCTATACCTCTGTCAAGAAAGGCTGCAATCTGATTATCGATATATGGTCGTGATTCGTAAGGAAATTTATTAACGACAAACAATATTTTTAAATTTTCGCTTACAATATCATTTGTTGTTAATAAAAATAGAAAAAATGTTTGTGATAGTTTATACATATGCACCTATAGATTGTTTGGTTAGTTTTAGTATTGTAATCATAAGTTGAGTTGCATTTGCAAGGTAATGAGTGAATTTTTTGAAAAAGTATTTGAAAATAATAACTTCTTTATTGTTAGTGGGCTGTCTTTATCTATCAACTAATTCCATGATTCACTATACATTGTCAAAAGGTAGGTTCGGTGATCAGATTATTGCATACGCAAAAGCATTTTATATTGCAAAAACGTATCATTGTGGATTGTGCTTTACGCCGTTCAAAGGATCTGAGCTGCTCTGTCTGCATAAAAATAGTCATGTGGTCTGTCAACAAGCATGTATTGATCATGCAACTATTGTTGAAAATGATACTATTATTACGCCTGATCGCTTAATCTGTTACCATGTCACCTTGTCTACCAAACACAAAGAGCTAGATTCCATTGAAGCTTTGTTTTCCTGTCTTCAGAAAAGATCCGATCTAAAATGTACGCTGCAAAAACTTTTACAACCGGCTTGTCCAATTAATAAAATAGAGTGGCCACAAGATAAAGTGACGGTTGCTTTGCACGTGCGTAAGCCCAGTGGACATGATACACCATTGCAATCTGTGCAGACCTATGAACTTGCCGATTATAAGAATGTAGCTCCTGATATGTCCAAAGATCTGCAAAATAAGGCATGCTCAGATCGCCGATATCCACATAAGTTTCCGCCTGATCAGTATTATATTGATCAGATCAAACGATTGTCAGATAGGCTTGCCGGTCAACAGCTTTATGTCTATCTTTTTACCGATTATCATGATCCAGAAGAATTAGTTCAGCGTTATTCTCAGTTATTAAAAAATAGTTCTCACATAACATTAACCTGTCATTCAAAAGCGCAACAAAAAAAGATGCGATTTATTGATGACTATTATAATATGGCACAGGCGGACTGTCTTATTCGTGCGGCTTCAAATTTTTCTCGTGCGGCACAGCTTTTGGGGAATCATGCGTTAATAATGTTTCCACAAAAAACCTGCTGGTTTGACGATGCAGTTATTGTCAATAAGGTTGGTATTCTTACCGTTGAGTCTGATGATATCTTTCACATTGAAACTGTGGATGTCTTTGCTAATTTATAGATTCAATGAAGTTATTTTTTGTGCGCTTTGTATCCATTTGTATTTTGCACCAGCTCTTTAACTTAATCCTGCTTTCCACCATCCACCAAATACAGTTCCAGCTGCAAAATCAAAGATAGCACTGATTAAGAAAACACATTTCATTCGAAACCATGGCTTCTTTTCTCTGATTTCTTCTTGGGTGAATATTGAGTACTTTTTCCTTAAAGCTGAAAGCTTAGAGTTATTTTTTTTGGTTAGAAAGTTTTTTTGTTACATGATAATCATTAAGAAATCCATTGAAGTTCACTTTGAAGAATTCATTATTTTCAGTTGTGCCTACATTACAGATGACCTTTGTCGGAGGTATGCTTTTTTCAATATTTTTGCGAATACCCCTGTTTAAAAGTTCTAGTGAATTATTACCTGCTGTATTTGAAATTTTATGTGGCCATGTTTTGATAATAGTCGGTAGAAGTCCTACAAAATTTTTTTTGTGATGTAACATTAAAGCGATAGCAGTGTATGTTAGATGGTAATTATATACATCAAGTTCTTCTTTTTTTTCAATATCATTAATGTTATTAATGGTGAGTACCATCATACAGAGTAGACTGTTATTTAAAACGTTGTTTACGTGGTTGAGAGTGATTGGTATTTTTGAATTTTTTTCATTGTGTTTTGTGTGTAATGTATAGAGCATTTGCTTAAGTTCAATGATTTCATTTATTGAGATATCTGCACAATTGACTGCTTTGTACTGTTTTTGTAATACAAGTAGGCCGTAATCATCTCGAGATTGTTTGTAAACAGATTTTGTAAAAAAATTTTGTATAAGTAATCCAAGTAACTTTATTTTGAGATAATCCGTTTTTAATTCTAAGAAATGATTGAGGTACAGTTGGTAACTCTTTTTTGATGTTAGTATCAGTGAGTGGAAAAGGCTTACATCGTTTGAAAAATCATTCATCGACATAGTCGTCTGATTTAGGTTAAATTGTAAAAGGTTTTCTGTTTTGACGTCCTGATTCGTGATATTTGGATTGACTAAAATTGTTAAAAACTTTTCTTTATATTTTTCCAGCGGTAGTTGGTATGGTACTATCTGATAAAAGATCTGGTGACTATAATCAGATCCAGTTTCATTCATTGGTTGAGAAATATTCATTATCAATAAGGGTATAATTAAAAGCACGTTTTGTTTTACCATGGTTGTTTCATTCGTTTGCGTAATATATAAAGATAGTTGTACTGAAAACAACTTTGCATACTTTTTTCAGCACAACTATACGACTTTAGTTTTTAAAAAACTATATTTTCTTCATCTGGATCATTAAATAACAGCTCGATTGATTCGTCATTATAATCTGATGTCCTAATCCCAGCATGTTTGCTTGCATGGCTGTTGTCATTGCTATCGGTTGATTCGGCAATTTCAGGTTCGGCAAACGCAACCAATGCGGCCAACGTTTGACCTTCATCAAGCCTAATCAAGCGAACACCTTTTGCTTGGCGGCCCATTGTCCTGATTTCGTCAGCAGGAAGACGAATAATTTTACCAGCATCATCGATTAACAGAACATTTGAGTGCTCTTCAACCACAGCCAATCCAATAACTGTACCATTACGGCCTTCTGTTGGAATGGTACGTACACCAATGCCTCCGCGGTGTGCAGTTCTGAAGTCTTCGATGTTAATCTTTTTCCCATAACCGGTTTCAGTTGCGACCAAAAGATCTTTTCCGGCACTGACCACTTCCATGCCAACAACGGAATCATTTTTGCGTAAACGAATTCCAATGACACCTGCTGCTTGTCGACCCATTGAGCGTACCTCTTCCTCTTTGAATTTGATGCCCTGTCCTTTTGCGGTAGCAACAACGATATTATCTGAGCCTGAGCTCAATGCACAAAAGACGAGTTCGTCGTCCTCTTTCAAGGTTACTGCACGAATGCCGGTTGCACGAATTTTTGCAAATTCCATCGCGTCGCAGCGTTTTATGATACCCTTTTTGGTCAGTAATACGAGAAATTTACCTTCCATATTTCGTGCACATAACAGTTTGACGACTGTTTCGTCATCTTGTAGTTGTACAAGGTTGACAATTGCTCTGCCGCGGGCGGTTCGTGAAGCTTCTGGCACTTCAAAAACCTGCATGCTATAGACTCTGCCAAGGCTGGTGAAAAAAAGTAAGGTGTCGTGATTACGAGCGACAAAAAGATCCTGAACGACATCTTCCGTGCCTTCCAGGGTTGCCATGCCCATCTTTCCTTTTCCACCACGATGTTGTACGTCATAGACTTCAAGAGGAACACGTTTGATATAACCTTTCATGGTAATTGTTACTACAACCTCATCGTCTGGAATAAGATCCGACTCTGTTAAAATATCAAGTGCTTCTTCAATCCGTGTTTTGCGTTCATCGCCGTACAGTGCCTTTAGTTCTTCAAGTTCTTTGACAATCTCATTTTTTAAGACAGATTCATCATTTAAAATGGTGTTTAAAAAGGTTATGCGTTCTTTGATCATTGCCAGTTCTTGGTGAATTTTTTCTGTTTCCAATGCGGTCAATCTTTGTAGTCTCATTTCCAAAATTGCTTTTGATTGTACGGCAGTTAACAAGAACCGTTGGTTCAAACCGAGGCATGCATCATCTGCAGTTGCTGCTTTTTTGATGATTGCAACGACTTCATCAATATTATGTAATCCGATAA contains these protein-coding regions:
- a CDS encoding SDR family NAD(P)-dependent oxidoreductase, which codes for MTFFLKVMACFFSYVLLESKTIVITGGAGFIGATVTQNLLKRGDSVIVIDAFLSLDSINGDRYNAMKRERIFTLQQQFPDTLHFYECNIEDKETLRAIFSKYQIDAVCHLAAHAGVRFSMQFPNEVAKTNIEGTINILELMKDYKVKHGVLASSSSVYGNTTQIPFTENQPTDMQSSLYGATKKSLELIAYAYHNLYDLSLTCLRFFTVYGPYGRFDMSPFIFMDAIYHEKPITIYGDGSAIRDFTYIDDIIQGIIKAIDKPAGYQKLNLGAGRTITIKEFISLIGDIVGKEPIISFQESFAADVNMTQASITKAQNLLNYNPQYTVRSGIKLMYEWYKEYENKKNSTVTV
- a CDS encoding glycosyltransferase; its protein translation is MYKLSQTFFLFLLTTNDIVSENLKILFVVNKFPYESRPYIDNQIAAFLDRGIDVNVLAFERSDHETYELATKYKFKNITFYNKLPENKRAFDIIYCQFPSMGHKMIQWKKKNKVKGSIITFFRAGCEFQTIEQEAKKYTSLFEKSMYIFVVCQAFKDRLIAYGYPEQKIIVHHSAINTNNFPYYARTLKDKEIKILTIGRLHPMKGHSYSIQAIKMLSDLGYNITYNIYGEGKEHNALLKLIKELKLENTVYLKNYCSHKDVVNLLHNHHIFLLTSCTTQTGSQEGIPNVLMEAMATGMPIVSTWHSGIPELITDKKNGLLVPEYDSQATAEALLELITHSTDWPKLATEARKYVLNEHNTKKQTEKVLQLFYKIKNSKIGEK
- the gyrA gene encoding DNA gyrase subunit A, with product MSTPNSQIKQQSGIFPVLIEKELQDSFLDYAMSVVVSRALPDIRDGLKPVHRRVLYTMHLLGLAFNKPHRKAVRVVGDVLGKFHPHGDQAVYNTMVGMVQDFSKRYPLLDGQGNWGSVDGDTAAAMRYTEVRMQKIAHELLADIDKETVSWTPNFDESTEEPTVLPSRLPHLLLNGVAGIAVGMATSIPPHNLNELVNACLALLKNTGLSDEELFSIIPGPDFPTGGIICGRGGIVKAYKTGRGSLILRGTVVIEDNKKTNPRIIITELPYQVNKAELAIKIADLVKEKVIDGITNIKDESNKKGMRLIIEVRRNENPEIIVNQLYKHTALQSSVSILMLGLLDNKPLVFTLRELLLEFLQFRKEIIARRTQFDLKKAQDREHVLQGFIIGLHNIDEVVAIIKKAATADDACLGLNQRFLLTAVQSKAILEMRLQRLTALETEKIHQELAMIKERITFLNTILNDESVLKNEIVKELEELKALYGDERKTRIEEALDILTESDLIPDDEVVVTITMKGYIKRVPLEVYDVQHRGGKGKMGMATLEGTEDVVQDLFVARNHDTLLFFTSLGRVYSMQVFEVPEASRTARGRAIVNLVQLQDDETVVKLLCARNMEGKFLVLLTKKGIIKRCDAMEFAKIRATGIRAVTLKEDDELVFCALSSGSDNIVVATAKGQGIKFKEEEVRSMGRQAAGVIGIRLRKNDSVVGMEVVSAGKDLLVATETGYGKKINIEDFRTAHRGGIGVRTIPTEGRNGTVIGLAVVEEHSNVLLIDDAGKIIRLPADEIRTMGRQAKGVRLIRLDEGQTLAALVAFAEPEIAESTDSNDNSHASKHAGIRTSDYNDESIELLFNDPDEENIVF